In the Sus scrofa isolate TJ Tabasco breed Duroc chromosome 7, Sscrofa11.1, whole genome shotgun sequence genome, one interval contains:
- the ZNF184 gene encoding zinc finger protein 184 isoform X1, which yields MTFACKCLHNNLSSPESALLQGGRTSLPSASFQESVTFKDVIVDFTQEEWKQLDPVQRDLFRDVTLENYTHLVSIGLQVSKPDVISQLEQGTEPWIVEPSIPVGTFGDWETRPENSLSVLELDICEEEPSLEALVEKHKRDDPWSSNFLETWESEGSLERQQANEQTLSQEIKITEKTIPTLEKDHVNNDFEKSINKSSDLSTQKEISPEETSTKTSVKQNLNRVKKEKLCKCNECGKAFSYCSALIRHQRTHTGEKPYKCNECEKAFSRSENLINHQRIHTGDKPYKCDQCGKGFIEGPSLTQHQRIHTGEKPYKCDECGKAFSQRTHLVQHQRIHTGEKPYTCNECGKAFSQRGHFMEHQKIHTGEKPFKCDECDKTFTRSTHLTQHQKIHTGEKTYKCNECGKAFNGPSTFIRHHMIHTGEKPYECNECGKAFSQHSNLTQHQKTHTGEKPYDCAECGKSFSYWSSLAQHLKIHTGEKPYKCNECGKAFSYCSSLTQHRRIHTREKPFECSECGKAFSYLSNLNQHQKTHTQEKAYECKECGKAFIRSSSLAKHERIHTGEKPYQCHECGKTFSYGSSLIQHRKIHTGERPYKCNECGRAFNQNIHLTQHKRIHTGAKPYECAECGKAFRHCSSLAQHQKTHTEEKPYQCNKCEKAFSQSSHLAQHQRIHTGEKPYKCNECDKAFSRSTHLTEHQNTHTGEKPYNCNECRKTFSQSTYLIQHQRIHSGEKPFGCNDCGKAFRYRSALSKHQRLHPGI from the exons atgacgTTTGCCTGCAAATGTCTTCATAaca ATCTGTCCTCTCCAGAGTCTGCCCTTCTCCAAGGGGGACGTACTTCACTCCCATCAGCTAGTTTTCAG GAATCAGTGACCTTCAAGGATGTAATAGTGGACTTCACACAGGAAGAATGGAAACAGCTGGATCCTGTACAGAGAGACTTATTCAGGGATGTGACGTTGGAAAATTACACACATCTGGTCTCGATTG GACTCCAAGTTTCCAAACCTGATGTGATTTCCCAGTTAGAGCAAGGGACGGAGCCATGGATAGTGGAGCCCAGCATTCCAGTAGGTACCTTTGGAG actGGGAGACAAGACCAGAAAATAGCTTATCAGTCCTAGAGCTGGACATTTGTGAAGAAGAGCCATCTCTAGAGGCATTAGTAGAAAAGCACAAAAGGGATGATCCTTGGAGTTCCAACTTCTTAGAAACTTGGGAATCTGAAGGCAGTCTAGAAAGGCAGCAGGCAAATGAACAGACACTgtcacaggaaataaaaataacagaaaagacaaTACCTACTTTGGAGAAAGACCATGTAAATAATGACTTTGAAAAAAGCATCAATAAGAGTTCAGACCTttcaacacaaaaagaaatatctcCAGAAGAGACCTCTACTAAAACGAGTGTCAAACAGAATTTAAACCgcgttaaaaaagagaaattgtgtAAGtgcaatgaatgtgggaaagcttttaGTTATTGTTCAGCTCTTATCCGCCACCAGAGAACACATACTGGAGAAAAACCCTACAAATGCAATGAATGTGAAAAAGCCTTCAGCCGGAGCGAAAACCTTATTAACCATCaaagaattcatactggagataAACCATATAAATGTGATCAGTGTGGAAAAGGCTTCATTGAGGGTCCATCTCTTACTCAACATCaaagaattcacactggagaaaaacctTATAAATGcgatgaatgtgggaaagcctttagtCAGAGGACCCATCTTGTTcagcatcagagaattcacactggtgAGAAACCATATACTTGTAATGAGTGTGGAAAGGCCTTTAGCCAGAGAGGCCACTTTATGGAACATCAGAAAATTCATACAGGAGAAAAACCTTTTAAATGTGATGAATGTGATAAAACCTTTACCAGGAGCACACACCttactcaacatcaaaaaattcatactggagagaaaacCTATAAATGTAACGaatgtgggaaggctttcaatggGCCCTCGACATTTATACGTCATCATATGATTCATACTGGTGAAAAGCCATATGAAtgcaatgaatgtgggaaagcctttagtCAGCACTCAAACCTCACTCAACATCAGAAAACACATACTGGGGAGAAACCGTATGATTGTGCtgaatgtgggaaatcctttAGTTACTGGTCATCCCTTGCTCAACATCTAAAAATTCATACTGGAGAAAAGCCTTACAAGTGCAAcgaatgtgggaaggccttcagtTACTGCTCATCCCTTACTCAACATCGGAGAATTCACACCAGAGAAAAGCCCTTTGAATGCAGTGAgtgtggaaaggctttcagttaTCTCTCAAACCTTAATCAACATCAGAAGACTCATACCCAAGAGAAAGCTTATGAATGTAAGGAATGCGGGAAAGCCTTTATTCGGAGTTCATCTCTTGCTAAACACGAAAGAATTCACACTGGTGAGAAGCCTTATCAGTGTCATGAATGTGGGAAAACCTTCAGTTATGGCTCATCCCTTATTCAGCACAGGAAAATACATACTGGAGAAAGACCTTACAAGTGTAATGAATGTGGGCGAGCCTTCAACCAGAACATACACCTTACACAACATAAGAGAATTCACACAGGAGCAAAGCCTTATGAGTGTGCTGAGTGTGGCAAAGCCTTTCGACATTGTTCCTCTCTTGCTCAGCATCAAAAAACTCACACAGAAGAAAAACCCTACCAATGTAATAAGTGTGAAAAGGCTTttagccagagttcccatctggctcagcaTCAAcgaattcacactggagagaagccctaTAAGTGCAATGAATGTGACAAAGCCTTTAGCCGGAGCACTCATCTGACTGAACATCAGAATACTCACACTGGGGAGAAACCTTACAACTGTAATGAATGCAGGAAGACTTTCAGCCAGAGCACTTACCTCATTCAGCATCAGAGAATTCATTCAGGAGAGAAGCCTTTTGGATGTAACGATTGTGGAAAAGCCTTTAGATATCGTTCTGCTCTCAGTAAACATCAGCGGTTGCACCCTGGTATATGA
- the ZNF391 gene encoding zinc finger protein 391, with protein sequence MESLQGSSTQRSMNEDAGKSEGQLSRQTKCSTIQKKSSFEKTAIRKVSMTLKEIFTRERGSESSDFSLSSKLKTQQKIPKEARSPIPRKNSKDKSDLIKHQKTFPQRKPCKHSECGKAFNYQSDLTVHSGNHGGEKPFECNECGKTFSRSTHLIEHQRTHTGEKPYECSECGKAFSRSTHLSLHRRIHTGEKPYECRECGKAFSRSTNLSQHQRTHTREKPYKCNECGKAFSDRSTIIQHQRIHTGENPYECSECGKAFSWISSLIEHQRTHTGENPYECSDCGKVFSRSSSLVEHQRIHTGERPHECRECGKGFSRSSSLIIHQRTHTGEKPYKCNNCGKSFSQSSTLIRHQQLHTKE encoded by the coding sequence ATGGAAAGTCTCCAAGGGAGTAGTACCCAACGTTCTATGAATGAAGATGCCGGTAAAAGTGAGGGCCAGTTATCAAGGCAAACAAAATGTAGTACTATACAGAAGAAatcttcttttgagaaaacaGCCATCAGGAAAGTGTCAATGACTCTCAAGGAAATTTTCACTAGGGAGAGAGGCTCTGAATCCAGTGACTTTAGTCTAAGCTCAAAACttaaaacacaacagaaaattCCAAAGGAAGCTAGGTCGCCCATACCTAGGAAAAACTCCAAAGATAAGTCAGACTTAATTAAACACCAAAAAACCTTTCCACAAAGGAAACCTTGTAAACACAGTGAATGTGGTAAAGCCTTTAATTACCAATCAGACCTTACTGTCCACAGTGGAAATCATGGTGGAGAAAAGCCTTTTGAATGCAATGAATGTGGGAAGACTTTTAGTCGAAGTACACACCTTATTGAACATCAAAgaactcatactggagagaaaccttatgaatgcagtgaatgtggaaaaGCTTTTAGCCGGAGTACACACCTTAGTCTACATCGGAGGATCCATACTGGAGAAAAACCATATGAATGTAGggaatgtggaaaagcctttagcCGAAGCACTAACCTTAGTCAACATCAGCGAACTCATACTCGAGAAAAACCTTacaaatgtaatgaatgtgggaaagccttcagtgaCCGTTCAACCATAATTCAGCATCAACGGATACATACTGGAGAGAATCCCTATGAATGCAGTGAGtgtggaaaagctttcagttgGATCTCATCTCTTATTGAACATCAGAGAACACACACTGGGGAGAACCCTTATGAGTGCAGTGACTGTGGGAAAGTGTTCAGTCGAAGCTCATCCCTTGTTGAACATCAGAGAATCCACACTGGAGAAAGGCCCCATGAGTGCAGAGAGTGTGGAAAGGGCTTCAGTCGGAGCTCCTCCCTTATTATTCACCAGAGAACCCATACCGGAGAGAAGCCTTACAAGTGTAATAACTGTGGGAAATCCTTCAGTCAGAGTTCAACTCTCATCAGACATCAGCAACTTCACACTAAAGAGTAA
- the ZNF184 gene encoding zinc finger protein 184 isoform X2, whose protein sequence is MEDLSSPESALLQGGRTSLPSASFQESVTFKDVIVDFTQEEWKQLDPVQRDLFRDVTLENYTHLVSIGLQVSKPDVISQLEQGTEPWIVEPSIPVGTFGDWETRPENSLSVLELDICEEEPSLEALVEKHKRDDPWSSNFLETWESEGSLERQQANEQTLSQEIKITEKTIPTLEKDHVNNDFEKSINKSSDLSTQKEISPEETSTKTSVKQNLNRVKKEKLCKCNECGKAFSYCSALIRHQRTHTGEKPYKCNECEKAFSRSENLINHQRIHTGDKPYKCDQCGKGFIEGPSLTQHQRIHTGEKPYKCDECGKAFSQRTHLVQHQRIHTGEKPYTCNECGKAFSQRGHFMEHQKIHTGEKPFKCDECDKTFTRSTHLTQHQKIHTGEKTYKCNECGKAFNGPSTFIRHHMIHTGEKPYECNECGKAFSQHSNLTQHQKTHTGEKPYDCAECGKSFSYWSSLAQHLKIHTGEKPYKCNECGKAFSYCSSLTQHRRIHTREKPFECSECGKAFSYLSNLNQHQKTHTQEKAYECKECGKAFIRSSSLAKHERIHTGEKPYQCHECGKTFSYGSSLIQHRKIHTGERPYKCNECGRAFNQNIHLTQHKRIHTGAKPYECAECGKAFRHCSSLAQHQKTHTEEKPYQCNKCEKAFSQSSHLAQHQRIHTGEKPYKCNECDKAFSRSTHLTEHQNTHTGEKPYNCNECRKTFSQSTYLIQHQRIHSGEKPFGCNDCGKAFRYRSALSKHQRLHPGI, encoded by the exons ATGGAAG ATCTGTCCTCTCCAGAGTCTGCCCTTCTCCAAGGGGGACGTACTTCACTCCCATCAGCTAGTTTTCAG GAATCAGTGACCTTCAAGGATGTAATAGTGGACTTCACACAGGAAGAATGGAAACAGCTGGATCCTGTACAGAGAGACTTATTCAGGGATGTGACGTTGGAAAATTACACACATCTGGTCTCGATTG GACTCCAAGTTTCCAAACCTGATGTGATTTCCCAGTTAGAGCAAGGGACGGAGCCATGGATAGTGGAGCCCAGCATTCCAGTAGGTACCTTTGGAG actGGGAGACAAGACCAGAAAATAGCTTATCAGTCCTAGAGCTGGACATTTGTGAAGAAGAGCCATCTCTAGAGGCATTAGTAGAAAAGCACAAAAGGGATGATCCTTGGAGTTCCAACTTCTTAGAAACTTGGGAATCTGAAGGCAGTCTAGAAAGGCAGCAGGCAAATGAACAGACACTgtcacaggaaataaaaataacagaaaagacaaTACCTACTTTGGAGAAAGACCATGTAAATAATGACTTTGAAAAAAGCATCAATAAGAGTTCAGACCTttcaacacaaaaagaaatatctcCAGAAGAGACCTCTACTAAAACGAGTGTCAAACAGAATTTAAACCgcgttaaaaaagagaaattgtgtAAGtgcaatgaatgtgggaaagcttttaGTTATTGTTCAGCTCTTATCCGCCACCAGAGAACACATACTGGAGAAAAACCCTACAAATGCAATGAATGTGAAAAAGCCTTCAGCCGGAGCGAAAACCTTATTAACCATCaaagaattcatactggagataAACCATATAAATGTGATCAGTGTGGAAAAGGCTTCATTGAGGGTCCATCTCTTACTCAACATCaaagaattcacactggagaaaaacctTATAAATGcgatgaatgtgggaaagcctttagtCAGAGGACCCATCTTGTTcagcatcagagaattcacactggtgAGAAACCATATACTTGTAATGAGTGTGGAAAGGCCTTTAGCCAGAGAGGCCACTTTATGGAACATCAGAAAATTCATACAGGAGAAAAACCTTTTAAATGTGATGAATGTGATAAAACCTTTACCAGGAGCACACACCttactcaacatcaaaaaattcatactggagagaaaacCTATAAATGTAACGaatgtgggaaggctttcaatggGCCCTCGACATTTATACGTCATCATATGATTCATACTGGTGAAAAGCCATATGAAtgcaatgaatgtgggaaagcctttagtCAGCACTCAAACCTCACTCAACATCAGAAAACACATACTGGGGAGAAACCGTATGATTGTGCtgaatgtgggaaatcctttAGTTACTGGTCATCCCTTGCTCAACATCTAAAAATTCATACTGGAGAAAAGCCTTACAAGTGCAAcgaatgtgggaaggccttcagtTACTGCTCATCCCTTACTCAACATCGGAGAATTCACACCAGAGAAAAGCCCTTTGAATGCAGTGAgtgtggaaaggctttcagttaTCTCTCAAACCTTAATCAACATCAGAAGACTCATACCCAAGAGAAAGCTTATGAATGTAAGGAATGCGGGAAAGCCTTTATTCGGAGTTCATCTCTTGCTAAACACGAAAGAATTCACACTGGTGAGAAGCCTTATCAGTGTCATGAATGTGGGAAAACCTTCAGTTATGGCTCATCCCTTATTCAGCACAGGAAAATACATACTGGAGAAAGACCTTACAAGTGTAATGAATGTGGGCGAGCCTTCAACCAGAACATACACCTTACACAACATAAGAGAATTCACACAGGAGCAAAGCCTTATGAGTGTGCTGAGTGTGGCAAAGCCTTTCGACATTGTTCCTCTCTTGCTCAGCATCAAAAAACTCACACAGAAGAAAAACCCTACCAATGTAATAAGTGTGAAAAGGCTTttagccagagttcccatctggctcagcaTCAAcgaattcacactggagagaagccctaTAAGTGCAATGAATGTGACAAAGCCTTTAGCCGGAGCACTCATCTGACTGAACATCAGAATACTCACACTGGGGAGAAACCTTACAACTGTAATGAATGCAGGAAGACTTTCAGCCAGAGCACTTACCTCATTCAGCATCAGAGAATTCATTCAGGAGAGAAGCCTTTTGGATGTAACGATTGTGGAAAAGCCTTTAGATATCGTTCTGCTCTCAGTAAACATCAGCGGTTGCACCCTGGTATATGA